One Natronincola ferrireducens DNA segment encodes these proteins:
- a CDS encoding cobalamin B12-binding domain-containing protein produces the protein MDRPIRVLVAKPGLDGHDRGAKVIARALRDAGMEVIYTGLRLTAEQIVQAAIQEDVDVVALSILSGAHNHLLPKVVELLKTEKVYEDILVIGGGVIPEEDIPYLKEKGIAEIFTPGTPTTVTIDFIKENLKRA, from the coding sequence ATGGATAGACCTATAAGAGTGTTAGTTGCAAAGCCTGGGTTAGATGGACATGATAGAGGAGCAAAGGTAATCGCTAGGGCTTTAAGGGATGCTGGAATGGAAGTGATTTATACAGGATTAAGATTAACTGCAGAACAAATTGTTCAAGCTGCTATTCAGGAGGACGTAGACGTTGTAGCATTAAGCATTTTATCTGGAGCCCATAATCATTTATTACCAAAAGTAGTTGAATTATTAAAAACTGAAAAGGTTTATGAGGATATATTAGTAATAGGTGGTGGAGTTATTCCAGAGGAGGATATACCTTATCTTAAGGAAAAGGGTATAGCAGAAATCTTTACACCAGGAACTCCTACAACTGTAACGATAGATTTTATTAAAGAGAACCTAAAGAGAGCTTAA